From the genome of Mixophyes fleayi isolate aMixFle1 chromosome 2, aMixFle1.hap1, whole genome shotgun sequence, one region includes:
- the MDH2 gene encoding malate dehydrogenase, mitochondrial: MFSRLARPTACGLIRGFSSSAQNNARVAVLGASGGIGQPLSLLLKNSPLISNLALYDIAHTPGVAADLSHIETRAKVTGYIGAEQLPESLKGADVVVIPAGVPRKPGMTRDDLFNTNASIVATLTDACAKSCPGAMICIIANPVNSTIPITAEIFKKHSVYNPNRIFGVTTLDIVRANTFVAELKQLDPARVNIPVIGGHAGKTIIPLISQSTPKVEFSQEALEALTVRIQDAGTEVVKAKAGAGSATLSMAYAGARFVFSLLDAMNGKEGVVECAFVRSEETECTYFSTPLLLGKNGIEKNLGLGKLSAFEEKLVAEAMGELKGSIKKGEDFVKNFK; encoded by the exons ATGTTCTCCCGACTCGCCAGACCCACCGCCTGCGGCCTCATCCGGGGATTCTCCTCCAGCGCGCAG AACAATGCCAGGGTGGCAGTGCTTGGAGCCTCTGGGGGAATCGGACAGCCTCTCTCACTCCTATTGAAGAATAGTCCCTTAATCAGCAATCTTGCTCTCTATGATATTGCCCACACACCAGGTGTAGCTGCAGATTTGAGCCACATTGAGACCAGAGCCAAAGTGACAG GATATATTGGAGCAGAGCAGCTACCAGAAAGCTTGAAAGGTGCTGATGTAGTAGTCATCCCAGCTGGTGTTCCTAGAAAACCTG GAATGACCCGTGATGATCTATTTAACACAAATGCATCTATTGTTGCTACCCTGACTGACGCTTGTGCAAAAAGTTGTCCAGGAGCCATGATCTGCATCATTGCAAATCCA gtaAATTCTACTATTCCAATCACTGCTGAAATATTTAAGAAACATTCTGTTTACAATCCTAACCGCATTTTTGGTGTTACTACACTTGACATTGTAAGAGCCAACACTTTTGTAGCAGAACTGAAG CAACTTGATCCAGCTCGTGTGAATATTCCAGTGATTGGTGGACATGCTGGAAAAACAATCATACCATTAATTTCTCAG AGCACCCCCAAGGTAGAGTTTTCCCAAGAGGCTCTGGAAGCTCTCACTGTCCGAATCCAGGATGCCGGAACAGAAGTTGTCAAAGCCAAAGCAGGAGCAG GATCTGCAACACTGTCCATGGCCTACGCTGGAGCACGCTTTGTCTTTTCCCTGCTGGATGCTATGAATGGAAAAGAGGGTGTTGTTGAATGCGCATTTGTGAGGTCTGAAGAAACTGAGTGCACGTACTTCTCTACTCCTCTGCTGCTTGGG AAAAACGGCATTGAGAAGAACCTGGGCTTGGGGAAACTGTCTGCCTTTGAAGAAAAGCTTGTAGCTGAGGCTATGGGAGAGCTGAAGGGTTCTATTAAAAAGGGAGAGGACTTTGTGAAGAACTTCAAGTAA